One Phoenix dactylifera cultivar Barhee BC4 chromosome 8, palm_55x_up_171113_PBpolish2nd_filt_p, whole genome shotgun sequence genomic window carries:
- the LOC103720955 gene encoding uncharacterized protein LOC103720955 — protein sequence MGISIPVVVVILFLDLFAFVLAVGAEMRRSTGRVVPDEYDERTYCQYDSDASTAYGMGAFGMLLVSQAVVSAVTRCLFFGRGLTAGGPRACAVASFALSWLSFAVAEACLLAGSARNAYHTKYLGYYAKRDLSSCAALRKGVFAAAAALILVSMVASLLFYWSYSKADTGGWVRHQNEGGVGMAEYGPDKGEAGVPKT from the exons ATGGGGATCTCCATTCCGGTGGTGGTCGTGATCTTGTTCCTCGACCTCTTCGCCTTTGTCCTCGCCGTGGGAGCAGAGATGAGAAGGAGCACG GGGAGGGTGGTGCCAGACGAGTATGATGAGCGGACGTACTGCCAGTACGACTCGGACGCGTCGACGGCGTACGGGATGGGGGCGTTCGGGATGCTGCTGGTGAGCCAGGCGGTGGTGAGCGCCGTCACCCGCTGCCTCTTCTTCGGCCGGGGGCTCACTGCCGGTGGGCCTAGGGCCTGCGCCGTTGCTTCCTTCGCGCTCTCCTG GTTGAGTTTTGCGGTGGCGGAAGCATGCCTGTTGGCAGGGTCAGCTAGGAATGCATACCACACGAAGTATCTGGGCTACTACGCGAAGCGAGACTTGTCATCATGTGCAGCATTGCGGAAAGGGGTCTTTGCAGCGGCAGCTGCATTGATTCTGGTTTCCATGGTGGCGTCGCTCTTATTTTATTGGAGCTACTCGAAGGCTGACACTGGAGGATGGGTGAGGCACCAAAATGAGGGTGGCGTGGGAATGGCAGAGTATGGTCCAGATAAAGGTGAGGCTGGAGTGCCCAAGACTTAA
- the LOC113463635 gene encoding non-specific lipid-transfer protein 2-like: MKASILFMCVLLCGLLLNQAPTTTAATCDPSELSPCAGAILFSSPPSSACCAELKAQQPCFCQYAKNPNLSGYINSPNSRKAVAACGVSIPRC, from the coding sequence ATGAAGGCATCCATCCTCTTCATGTGTGTTTTGCTCTGCGGCCTCCTCCTCAACCAGGCTCCAACAACCACGGCGGCGACGTGCGACCCCTCCGAGCTGAGCCCATGCGCCGGTGCAATCCTGTTCTCGTCTCCGCCGTCCTCTGCTTGCTGTGCTGAGCTCAAGGCGCAGCAGCCCTGCTTCTGCCAGTATGCGAAGAATCCAAACTTGAGCGGCTACATCAACTCCCCCAACAGCCGGAAAGCGGTTGCTGCCTGCGGCGTGTCGATTCCTCGCTGTTGA